The Priestia megaterium NBRC 15308 = ATCC 14581 region TCATAGCTATACCTCTTTACTGAATTTGTCTCAAGAATAACACGATTATACCATAATCTAACTCTATACCATAAACTTTAATTATTCATTAATTATTATTTTATTAGGGTATTGATAAATTGTATCGATACAATTATACTGAAAGCGTATAATCAACAAGGGGGTTGAACATATGGGAGGGAAAATTAGAGATTATCACAAGCTTGCAGCAGACATTTTAGATGCGGTAGGCGGCGAAGAAAATATTGTAAGCGCTACACGCTGTGCCACTAGACTTCGAATTGTGTTAAAGCGCTCGAAGCCAGATGCCAAACGCAAGGTGTCTTCTATGCCTGGTGTCATTACGGTTGTTGAAAACAGCGGACAGTTTCAAGTTGTTATTGGGCAACACGTGGGAGATGTTTATGAAGAGTTTGCTAGTTTAGTAAACTTGGATACCACTGAGGAGCAAACTGAAAACAAAGGTACGATCTTAAACCGTGTGATTGCTACGATGTCCGCTGTGTTTGCACCATTTGTATACATCTTAGCAGCGGCAGGGATTTTACAGGGCTCATTAATACTAATTAATTTGTTTTCGGATAGCTTTGCAAAAACGGGCACCTATCAAGTATTAAGCTTCATTTCATGGGCACCGTTTGTTTTTTTACCGATTTTTATCGCCATCACAGCATCCAAGCATTTTAAAACCAATACCTACATCGCAGTGGCTTGCTGTGCAGCATTAGTTAGTCCAACATGGGCAGAAATGGCGGCGAAAATTTCAGACGGAAGCAGCATTACGTTTTTAGGTCTTCCCTTATCCGAAACGGTCTATACTTCTTCTGTTTTACCGCCTTTATTTTTAGTATGGATCTTGTCTTATCTTGAAAGGTTCCTAAATAAGAGCATTCATGAAGTCGTTAGACCGCTGTTTGTTCCGTTTTTATGTATGGTAATTATGGTTCCAGTAACAATTTTACTTATTGGTCCTGTTACCACGATGGGGGCTAATGGAATCGCTCATAGCTATAACTTTTTAGCTGAGAACGTACCTGCCTTAGCTGGAGCAATCATTGGCGGCTTCTGGCAAATTGTTGTGATCTTTGGAGTACACTGGGGAATTACGCCGATGGTACTTGCAAACTTTGATTTAAACGGCAGAGACTCATTCCAAGCGTATCAAACAATTGCCGTGGTAGCTCAAGTCGGAGCGGTACTTGGGGTTATTTTAAAAGCAAAAAGCCAAGAAGCACGCAAAGTCAGCGTATCAGCCGGGATAACAGGGCTATTTGGTATTACAGAACCGGCCATTTACGGCGTGAACTTACGTTTTAAAAAGCCGTTTATCTTTGGATGCATTTCAGGTGCTATTGGTGCTGTTGTAGCAAGCTTCTTTCACCCTTATTACTTTGCTTACGCAGGACTGCCCGGACCTCTGACCATTGTAAACGGAATCAGTCAAGACTACCCGATGTCAATCTGGGGAATTTTAATTGGATGTGCCATTGCGATTATTCTTCCCGTTGTGCTTATTCAAGTGTTTGGTTACGGAGAAGATGCAGCAAAAGAAGCAGCTGCTGCTCCTTTAAACGAAGTAGCCGTCAGCAATCCCAACGACAATGAAGAAACGATCAGCGCACCGTTTAGCGGAAAAGTCATTCTTCTTTCTAGCGTACCGGACGAAGTATTCAGCTCAGGTGCGATGGGAGAAGGATTAGCGATTGATCCTTCAGATAATAAGCTTTATGCACCTTTTGACGGAACGGTTGTTATGGTAGCACCAACAAAGCACGCCATCGGCCTTCGATCAGAATACGGCGTTGAATTACTTGTTCATATTGGATTAGATACCGTTACGTTAGACGGCAAGCCGTTTACGCTGCATGTAGAAGACGGTGTAAAGTTTAAAAAAGGCGATTTACTGATTGAATTTGATAAAAAATTTATTGAAACACAGGGATTACAAACCATTACGCCGGTTATTATCACCAATTCAAGTGCTTATCGAGAAGTGATTGTTGAAGATATTAAAAATAGCGGGCTGAATCAAACATTATTTACCGTAGTGAAATAAGGAGGAACTAACAATGACAAAGATGCCAAAGAATTTTTTATGGGGCGGCGCATTAGCAGCTCATCAATTTGAAGGTGGATGGAACCAAGGCGGAAAAGGACCGAGCGTAGTAGACGTTATGACTGCAGGTGCACACGGTGTAGCGCGACAAATCACTGAAACAGTGGAAGAAGATAAATTTTATCCAAATCACGAAGCAATTGATTTTTATCACCACTATAAAGAAGATATCGCACTGTTTGCAGAAATGGGCTTAAAATGTTTGCGAACGTCTATTGGCTGGAGCCGTATTTTCCCTAAAGGCGATGAAGCTGAGCCAAACGAAGAAGGACTAAAATTCTACGATGATGTATTTGATGAACTGTTAAAGCATGGAATTGAACCGGTTATTACGCTTTCTCACTTTGAAATGCCCCTGCATTTAGCTCGAGAATACGGCGGATTTAGAAGCCGAAAAACGGTGGACTGCTTTGTGAAGTTCGCTGAAGTTTGTTTCGACCGCTATAAAGACAAAGTCACGTACTGGATGACGTTTAATGAAATTAACAACAAAATGGACGTACACAACCCTCTATTCTTATGGACGAACTCCGGCGTTTCTGTAAAGCCGGGTGAAAATGCAAAAGAAGTGATGTATCAAGCAGGACATCATGAACTGCTTGCAAGCGCTCTTGCCGTATCAAAAGGAAAAGAAATTAATCCGAATTTCCAAATCGGAGCGATGGTTTCACATGTGCCAATCTATCCGTATTCTTCAAATCCTGAAGATGTGATGTTAGCAGAAGAAACAATGAGACAGCGCTACTTCTTCCCTGACGTTCAAGTTCGCGGCTATTACCCAAGTTATGCGTTAAAAGAATTCGAACGAGAAGGCTATCATATTCCGTTTGAAGAAGGCGACGAAGAAATTTTACGAAACGGAAAAGTTGATTATTTAGGCTTCAGCTATTACATGTCCACAACGGTTAAAAGCGACGTTGAAGCTGATAACACGGGCGATATCGTAAACGGCGGATTGCCAAACGGCGTAGCAAATCCTTATATCAAATCAAGCGATTGGGGCTGGTCAATTGATCCAACGGGCTTGCGCTATACGTTAAACCGCTTCTACGACCGCTATCAAATTCCGCTGTTCATCGTAGAAAACGGATTT contains the following coding sequences:
- a CDS encoding beta-glucoside-specific PTS transporter subunit IIABC, producing MGGKIRDYHKLAADILDAVGGEENIVSATRCATRLRIVLKRSKPDAKRKVSSMPGVITVVENSGQFQVVIGQHVGDVYEEFASLVNLDTTEEQTENKGTILNRVIATMSAVFAPFVYILAAAGILQGSLILINLFSDSFAKTGTYQVLSFISWAPFVFLPIFIAITASKHFKTNTYIAVACCAALVSPTWAEMAAKISDGSSITFLGLPLSETVYTSSVLPPLFLVWILSYLERFLNKSIHEVVRPLFVPFLCMVIMVPVTILLIGPVTTMGANGIAHSYNFLAENVPALAGAIIGGFWQIVVIFGVHWGITPMVLANFDLNGRDSFQAYQTIAVVAQVGAVLGVILKAKSQEARKVSVSAGITGLFGITEPAIYGVNLRFKKPFIFGCISGAIGAVVASFFHPYYFAYAGLPGPLTIVNGISQDYPMSIWGILIGCAIAIILPVVLIQVFGYGEDAAKEAAAAPLNEVAVSNPNDNEETISAPFSGKVILLSSVPDEVFSSGAMGEGLAIDPSDNKLYAPFDGTVVMVAPTKHAIGLRSEYGVELLVHIGLDTVTLDGKPFTLHVEDGVKFKKGDLLIEFDKKFIETQGLQTITPVIITNSSAYREVIVEDIKNSGLNQTLFTVVK
- the bglA gene encoding 6-phospho-beta-glucosidase BglA, whose translation is MTKMPKNFLWGGALAAHQFEGGWNQGGKGPSVVDVMTAGAHGVARQITETVEEDKFYPNHEAIDFYHHYKEDIALFAEMGLKCLRTSIGWSRIFPKGDEAEPNEEGLKFYDDVFDELLKHGIEPVITLSHFEMPLHLAREYGGFRSRKTVDCFVKFAEVCFDRYKDKVTYWMTFNEINNKMDVHNPLFLWTNSGVSVKPGENAKEVMYQAGHHELLASALAVSKGKEINPNFQIGAMVSHVPIYPYSSNPEDVMLAEETMRQRYFFPDVQVRGYYPSYALKEFEREGYHIPFEEGDEEILRNGKVDYLGFSYYMSTTVKSDVEADNTGDIVNGGLPNGVANPYIKSSDWGWSIDPTGLRYTLNRFYDRYQIPLFIVENGFGAIDTVEEDGSIHDASRIEYLKSHIEALEKAVTYDGVDLMGYTPWGIIDIVSFTTGEMKKRYGMIYVDRDNEGNGSMKRYKKDSFNWYKHVIETNGEEL